One genomic window of Trichomycterus rosablanca isolate fTriRos1 chromosome 1, fTriRos1.hap1, whole genome shotgun sequence includes the following:
- the LOC134317048 gene encoding uncharacterized protein LOC134317048, translated as MQRRLTTQQALELILSNTNPCDSDGEDIVLQPDSDSELSSDEETPPLPKKRARLASEPTETAKDGTVWREVQVGKRLHFTPIEPYPTDGEPRAKARRSVRSRLQSFLCFITLDMLRSIQEWTTQHARHTEQVDWFMDLPELMAFISVIILRGVTKVPSLRDSWSANLANPRIIATMARNRFQDIMQHLRFDDMFTRSERAETDKFAAISDVWRSFVTNCIASYNPGRHITIDEQLFPSKTRCCFLQYIATKPDKFGIKFWVACDLKSKYICNVLPYLGKDPSRPSRERLSETVVMRLMEPFMDKGRTVTTDNFFTSLSLAQRLLSRKTTILGTVNKSRREIPQSTRQMDRTEFTTQVFSTTGATLTVYAPKRKKAVYILSSMHSVVETEDTNKRKPNTVTQYNHTKCGVDVMDQMVREYSVRAGTRRWPVAVFYNMIDMAALNAHVLYQACTGVQERRVDFLVELAKELGDSHVSEKKARKEKLLRQQPSTPSPGKRAKCQVNHRCTNNCATERCVDCYKYTCGKCTRDIPRQCQVCSDSADRLLSEC; from the exons atgcagAGAAGGCTCACCACTCAACAGGCATTGGAACTGATCCTGAGCAACACCAACCCTTGTGACTCAGATGGAGAAGACATAGTCCTTCAACCGGATTCGGACTCTGAGCTGTCTTCAG ATGAGGAGACTCCTCCTCTACCAAAAAAGAGAGCTCGGTTGGCGAGTGAGCCGACAGAGACCGCAAAAGATGGCACAGTGTGGCGTGAAGTACAAGTGGGGAAACGTCTCCATTTCACCCCAATAGAACCGTACCCTACAGATGGAGAGCCAAGGGCTAAGGCCAGACGAAGTGTCCGGAGTCGCCTTCAGAGCTTCCTCTGTTTTATCACTCTTGACATGCTTCGTAGCATTCAAGAATGGACTACTCAACATGCACGTCACACAGAGCAGGTGGATTGGTTCATGGATCTCCCGGAACTAATGGCATTTATTTCAGTCATTATCTTGCGGGGGGTGACCAAGGTTCCATCACTACGTGACAGCTGGTCAGCAAACCTGGCAAACCCAAGGATCATTGCAACTATGGCCCGAAACCGCTTCCAAGACATCATGCAACACCTACGCTTTGATGACATGTTCACACGCAGTGAGCGAGCGGAGACCGATAAGTTTGCTGCAATCTCCGATGTGTGGAGATCGTTTGTCACCAACTGCATCGCATCCTACAACCCTGGTCGACACATCACTATTGATGAACAGCTTTTCCCGTCAAAGACTCGCTGCTGTTTTCTGCAATACATTGCAACAAAACCAGACAAGTTTGGCATCAAGTTTTGGGTGGCTTGCGACTTGAAATCaaagtacatctgtaatgtcctCCCATATCTTGGCAAGGACCCCAGTCGTCCCAGCAGGGAGAGACTGTCCGAAACTGTAGTGATGAGGCTGATGGAACCATTCATGGACAAGGGCAGAACTGTAACCACGGACAATTTCTTTACATCATTGTCACTTGCACAACGACTGCTTAGCCGGAAAACCACTATCCTCGGCACAGTCAACAAGAGTCGCCGGGAAATTCCTCAATCCACTAGACAGATGGACCGCACTGAATTCACCACTCAGGTGTTTTCAACCACTGGTGCCACACTGACAGTGTATGCACCCAAACGAAAGAAGGCCGTCTACATTCTCAGCAGCATGCACAGCGTGGTTGAGACTGAGGATACCAACAAAAGGAAGCCAAACACGGtcacacaatacaaccacacaaAGTGCGGTGTGGATGTAATGGACCAAATGGTGCGGGAGTACAGCGTGCGTGCAGGAACACGGAGATGGCCAGTCGCCGTGTTCTACAACATGATTGACATGGCAGCACTGAATGCGCATGTTCTTTATCAGGCATGCACTGGGGTGCAGGAGAGACGGGTGGACTTCCTGGTTGAGCTTGCAAAAGAGTTAGGTGACTCTCATGTGAGTGAAAAGAAGGCACGCAAGGAGAAACTCCTTCGGCAACAACCTTCCACACCCAGCCCTGGCAAAAGGGCGAAGTGTCAGGTCAACCATCGATGCACGAACAATTGTGCAACTGAGAGATGTGTTGACTGCTACAAATACACGTGTGGCAAATGTACCAGGGACATACCCAGGCAGTGCCAGGTATGTTCCGACAGTGCAGACAGACTGCTGAGTGAGTGCTGA